The region CTAAGAGATGCAATGCTTTCAAAAGTACCAGAAAAAGTACATGATATAAACAATAAAGCTTTCGATTTAGGTATAAAATACGCTAAACAAGCAACTGCATAATAATTTTACCTCTCTTAAAAAAGAGGGGTAAAGTTCTATTAAATCATATTCAATTAAAAACTTTAAGTTTAATAGCTATAAAATAAATTAATATAAGTATTAGGATTAAATATGAAAAAACTTAATATCATATTTTTTATTTTATTATCACTATTACTTCTATCTTGCAAAGACAAAAACAATTATATTTATGATGAAATCACAATTTTAACTCCAAATTTTGAAAAACAAATCACTGGACCTATAAAAGAAGAAGCCTTATTTTATGAGGAAAATCACAATCTTTATATAAATATAGTAGCTCCTAGTTGGGAAGATATGCCAAATAAAATATCAGAATCATTAAAAGATGAAAATATCAATTATGATGTTTTTGTACTTTTCTCATCTTGGGCAGGCTCCTTATTATCCCAAAATAATGCAGCTGAGATTTCCAAGGAGATAAAAGAAAAATTAGAATGGGAAGATATACTTCCAATATATAAAAAAAATATAATGAAATGGGATAATAAATACTATTTTTTACCTTACGATGGAGATTGTATAATTTTATATTATAGAAAAGATTTATTTGAAAATCCTAAATACAAAAAACTCTTTAAAGAAAAATATAACTATGAACTAAACCCACCAAAAACTTGGAAAGAGTATAGAGATATTGCAGAGTTTTTTAATGGTTGGGACTGGGACAATGATGGTAAAATTGAATATGGTTTTGCAGAGAGTAGAATAAAAGGATATGGTACTACATTCCAATTTTTAACAAAAGCTGCAGCTAAAACAAAATATCCAAAAAACAATTATTACTATTTTGATGAAGATATGAATCCATTGATAAATAGTGAAGGATTTGTTAAATCCTTAGAAGAATTTATTGATATAATGCAATTTGCTCCACCTAATATAAAAAACTATTCCCCTGCTGAAGTTAGAATGAGTTTTATAACTGGACAAGTAGCTATGGCTTTAGATTGGGCAGATATTGGAACAATGGCTAATAATGCTGAAGAATCAATAGTAAAAAACAAAGTTGGATATAGAGAACTACCTGGAAGTAATCAAATATTTAATAATCACACAAAAAAATGGGAATATTTTTATAATGCACCATCATCTATAAATGGAAATTGGGTTATAGTTGTAAATAAAAATTCTAAAAATTTAGATAAAGCTTTTGACTTTGCATCACATATGACATCAAAATCAATTACTACAAAATACGTTACAATAGGTGAATCAGGAATTAATCCATCTAGATTTTCACACCTTGATACTAACAATTTACAAAACTGGACAAAAGATGGTTTTTCCCAAAATGATGCAAAAAGATATTTAGAAACCATTTCAAATGCCCTTTCAAATGAAAATGTTTTAAGTGATTTAAAAATACCAGAAAGTTCTAAATATTATAAAGTAATGGAAAAATATTTAAATCTTGTAATAGAAAAAAATATCTCCCCTAAAAAAGGTCTAGATATGATAGCACAAGAATGGGAAGAGATAACAAATATATATGGTGTTGAAAAACAAAAA is a window of Halarcobacter sp. DNA encoding:
- a CDS encoding extracellular solute-binding protein; protein product: MKKLNIIFFILLSLLLLSCKDKNNYIYDEITILTPNFEKQITGPIKEEALFYEENHNLYINIVAPSWEDMPNKISESLKDENINYDVFVLFSSWAGSLLSQNNAAEISKEIKEKLEWEDILPIYKKNIMKWDNKYYFLPYDGDCIILYYRKDLFENPKYKKLFKEKYNYELNPPKTWKEYRDIAEFFNGWDWDNDGKIEYGFAESRIKGYGTTFQFLTKAAAKTKYPKNNYYYFDEDMNPLINSEGFVKSLEEFIDIMQFAPPNIKNYSPAEVRMSFITGQVAMALDWADIGTMANNAEESIVKNKVGYRELPGSNQIFNNHTKKWEYFYNAPSSINGNWVIVVNKNSKNLDKAFDFASHMTSKSITTKYVTIGESGINPSRFSHLDTNNLQNWTKDGFSQNDAKRYLETISNALSNENVLSDLKIPESSKYYKVMEKYLNLVIEKNISPKKGLDMIAQEWEEITNIYGVEKQKSFYKEAINE